The Melitaea cinxia chromosome 16, ilMelCinx1.1, whole genome shotgun sequence genome contains the following window.
atatatatatatatatatatatatatatatatatatataaatacacggtcgacttgagtaacctcctccttttttgaagttggttaaaaaataccaaaaatgtCTCTTTAATTATGTCTCTTTTACCTAGCCTTGGGTCGAAAGTTGAATATCCAAATGGGGCATTATTTTCTTCTTCGCTTACTTCCTTCGTATCTCCATAGTAAACCCCGTAGTTCCAACTTGTTTGTCCTTGTGATTCATCGTGATCTGAATAAAGACCGACGAGTCCCGGTTTAGGTAATTCAACAGCATAATCTTCTACATAATCTTGATCGCTATAGTCATATTTAGTATTTTGGTAATCAGCATTTGTATTACTTTGAGATCCAGGATTTctgaactttatattttttatattccagTATGGGTCGACGTACTCAGGTGTTACAATTTTGTGAGTAGGCTTAGAGCGTACAGTTGTAGCCGTTAGTTTCGAGGATTGTATCTGTAAATTATGATTTCTCTCCAATAATCTATTTCTTTGTTTCAAAGCTGTATTAAATTTCTCGTTGGGGTCTGAACGCTTATATCGTATATTGaagtcgtatttttttttagattgttTTAGTTTCGTAGATGAAATGACGTTTGGTTTCAGTGGAAACACGCAACAAATTTTTTGAGTGTTAGATATACTGCACCTAGGACACAATgaattcataaaattatttaatatttttactacaaagATAAAAGtagtatttaaatgtattttactaaCCCTGAAGGATGAATGATTCCGTTTTTATACATACAATCTTGCTGTGTAATAAAAGTACATATACTTTCTGATTCAGATTGTATAGGTTCTTGTTGAAATcgtattttgttaataatggtTGTTTTTGGTGTCGTGATGCTATTGTTTTTATAGAACTCATTTTTAGGAGGCAAGGAATTTTTAACATCTTTTTTATTGTCTTGCCAAACAATTTCATTACTTTCCGGGAACACAAATACTAATTCGTCTCCATCACCTTGGGATTTATTTCTAGGTAcataattacttttttcaaaaatagatgtagttatattgttttctttaaaattttggaCTGTCGCCTTCATTCTATTTTTGCTATTACGAACTTCAGGATTTTTCTCTATATTAGCGAGCTTGGATAATTCCATTTGATCTCGAAAGTAAATAGTTGATAGCTTCGCACCCtcattaagaaatattttttcatcttcATTAAGATTACGTTCTTCTCTGGGagataattcattatttttaaaaattatttttgcactTTCATCTGTATCGAATTCGTTTACATTGTCAAATTGTGGTTGAGGTGCTTCGACCTGTTGTAACTTTGCGAACTTCTCATGCAGCCACCAAAATTCACCGTTCATTTGCGAAAAAACTGTTTTAGACAATAATACAATGATAAAAGTATACGAAAACATTTTATGCGTTTACACGTCCTGAACGCAAATGAAAACTGCAGATAAAATTTGATGGTTGAATTTAAAAGCAGCGGATGTTGCATCGACTGCGCGTATTAGCGagtaatttactataattacGGTCTCTGTTAGTTCGCGACAATTATGATTGATCAGTGCGTAGAACCCACACACACTACTATGGACAATTTGCGGTCAATTATCGAAGCGGCCAGAACTTTGAAATTGGTACAGTTAAGAAAGTAATTCGGTTCATTTAGATGCTTTTCTATTTTTcacgtttttattaatttaagttctTTTGGcttgttcttaattttttttgttattattaaataaatacaaataaaaaaatatatatgttataataacgctataaaataaaacatcgcTAATATATATTGTGCAGTAAATATTTAGtagtatgataaaataatatttgattacATCTCCGAATTGCAGCGTCTGTTATGTTGTTGATAATTTCTACCACAAATTGATGGAATGTGCCTGGAATAGGGACATCAGAGATAGATGTTCTTTTATAAATGAGTTGGGAAGTGTAATAGTATTCTGGCTGAATCACTCTCAGACTTGGCCCGAATGTTACATAATCGCTCTTGCGATAAAGCccataaaaatgatttaaaaaaaataattgcaaaaaaaaacctaaaagaaaaataaaaacaattagctTGAATCAATTCTTGTGTATATGTACACGAAGATATACATAGAATAGACATCTACATATTgcaaaaaaatctattaattgGAGAAAACTTGATTGGTCAATATCAGGTGTCTAGAAATACACAATGTCAATTacaaatctaaaatataattcattaacaGTTATCAGTTTATACATTATCAATTTGACTGTACCAATTTGTGTTATTAAGTAATCAGGAAAACACATGAATTAAGCCATGGCCTACATAATGCTGCACtgaatcataatatttttgctAAAATAATAGCGTTAGAGATCACagtaactataaatataattaagaggATAATTATTGATGCTCTACTGaactaattaaataactaaTCAATTAAGTACAGCTTGTTTtaggtgaaataaaaataaacatattctgATTTACAACAACATTTCTATTTATAGCATATTAATAAgagtaaaaaacaaattatttacattaaaaatggtATTCAATTGTAATCGAAATAAAAGTAAGCGATAAATGAGTGGAAAAAgagcatttttttaatttccttttatcCTTGTCCTGACAAACTGACTGAAATACTGGATAAACATGATTTTTCAAGCTTCCTAGTTCGGAAGTTATGCacgtgtaaaaatatatttcggagaTAAAGGATAAAAAACGAAGTTACTTAACCTGTACATTTATACACTATCTTTACTAAGAGTTTTCATCTCCGAGTCGATGGAAGTTAGGTACTTAAAAAGTTACTGCGCCGTTCAAATTGATTTCATTTGAAAGTTTGAACTGGAAAAGCTAAGAATTGTTAACTTCATTCTGTCTTCGCTTTCCTAAAAATACATCGTTATTAATTATGCGAGAAGTAACGAGTACATTGCCTTGATGTGTTCCTTTTCCCATTTAGTTTTTATGGAATGAGAAGTGACAACAAGGATGCAGGAAATTCTAAGGTTTACTTATATTCCATTGCATTTAAGTAGTAGATGTGGGATGTAAAAGTAgctattttatttgcaaaagaAATGGTCGTTAATTGAAAATTCCATTTACATCATGTTAATACTTACGTTTTGCTTTTAACTTGCcttaaatgttgttttgtttatttcttttttgtggATAAAAA
Protein-coding sequences here:
- the LOC123661234 gene encoding uncharacterized protein LOC123661234, translated to MFSYTFIIVLLSKTVFSQMNGEFWWLHEKFAKLQQVEAPQPQFDNVNEFDTDESAKIIFKNNELSPREERNLNEDEKIFLNEGAKLSTIYFRDQMELSKLANIEKNPEVRDGDELVFVFPESNEIVWQDNKKDVKNSLPPKNEFYKNNSITTPKTTIINKIRFQQEPIQSESESICTFITQQDCMYKNGIIHPSGCSISNTQKICCVFPLKPNVISSTKLKQSKKKYDFNIRYKRSDPNEKFNTALKQRNRLLERNHNLQIQSSKLTATTVRSKPTHKIVTPEYVDPYWNIKNIKFRNPGSQSNTNADYQNTKYDYSDQDYVEDYAVELPKPGLVGLYSDHDESQGQTSWNYGVYYGDTKEVSEEENNAPFGYSTFDPRLGNRASTQSPKPIRRKPQRLTTAQRNDDVMKNSGSQTISFHSTPDFHVLQGFKLINLASSKNNFVRKTERFYDSGEDSSCDTSALVEEDYLDGIDLDQQVYKQCGKVPKKPGKDAVQGGSDPWLALVVLTKSMQSILCYATIVHPRAAITAADCVHGKAPGDITIISGVWDLTAEKESSQNRMATVYLHSQFKPGDLADDLALLHWKRPLTINKNAQPACLADPHIGDDCYFVGWSGYDQALQQHPRCQQATVLTPRSCNEKLSAPDVDLPAGAFCASVETRGTVTGIGGPLLCKIGDRVSVVGVAVYRENVVVLLPVFDWVSTALRELRIN